In Helianthus annuus cultivar XRQ/B chromosome 9, HanXRQr2.0-SUNRISE, whole genome shotgun sequence, the following are encoded in one genomic region:
- the LOC110877695 gene encoding thioredoxin-like 3-2, chloroplastic — MRNIPLGLLPQQLRSTPAAAMTDATTLPFQTLHLPSNRLAFSNSGSSSRSLSDFWRFKYDVCTGSLKALSQQRSIPVIDSSSPVSLDLKPILNECQFDHVIHDAQRLDDSVVVLWMAKWCRKCIYLKPTLEKLAADYHPRVKFYCIDVNNVPYQLVVRAGVTKMPTIQLWKDGKKQAEVIGGHKAYLVANEVREMIDDEGQP, encoded by the exons ATGCGTAACATTCCACTTGGTCTTCTTCCTCAACAACTCCGATCTACACCAGCTGCCGCCATGACCGACGCTACCACACTACCTTTTCAAACACTACATCTTCCATCCAATCGTCTTGCGTTTTCAAATTCCGGATCTTCTTCAAGGTCCCTTTCAGATTTTTGGAGATTCAAATATGACGTATGCACAGGGAGTTTGAAGGCCTTGAGCCAGCAAAGATCGATTCCGGTTATTGATTCTTCTTCCCCTGTTTCACTCGACCTCAAACCTATTTTAAACGAATGCCAATTTGATCACGTCATTCATGATGCTCAACGGTTGGATGACTCGGTTGTTGTTTTGTG GATGGCAAAGTGGTGCAGGAAATGCATATATTTGAAACCAACATTGGAAAAATTGGCAGCTGATTATCACCCAAG GGTAAAGTTTTACTGCATTGATGTCAACAACGTCCCGTATCAGCTTGTGGTTCGGGCTGGGGTCACT AAAATGCCAACTATACAG CTATGGAAAGATGGGAAGAAACAAGCAGAGGTGATCGGAGGTCACAAAGCGTATTTAGTTGCTAACGAGGTTCGTGAAATGATAGATGATGAAGGGCAACCTTAA
- the LOC110875702 gene encoding uncharacterized protein LOC110875702 has protein sequence MDQMTSKWTDLNGKISKFNACFIQKSRNPQSGASEATIMQQATAEYCKTYSKGTFPHVAAWEVARHHPKWVPIELVDTHGPTAPKKRGGSKRSKTSESGNYTTSASDNLPQMNLNDDPLDEPDQPLNEPVEEDTPTRPRRRRGGESSSKGKEAVAESIFRIEEEKMTQFKKAEQRKETMMSLKVEREQAYKEHLKTIERQNDLKILCENHAHLDEPFKSVVIEQKRAICAKWGWEMPPV, from the exons ATGGACCAAATGACGTCGAAGTGGACGGATTTGAACGGGAAAATTAGCAAGTTCAacgcttgtttcattcaaaag agCCGAAACCCACAAAGTGGAGCGAGCGAGGCGACGATCATGCAACAAGCCACCGCAGAGTATTGCAAAACGTACTCTAAGGGAACTTTTCCACACGTGGCGGCATGGGAAGTTGCGAGACATCACCCGAAGTGGGTCCCCATTGAGTTGGTTGACACGCATGGTCCTACGGCTCCAAAAAAACGAGGCGGTTCGAAAAGATCAAAGACATCCGAGTCGGGGAACTACACGACTTccgcgtcggataacttgccccaAATGAACTTAAACGACGACCCTCTTGACGAACCCGATCAACCCCTTAACGAGCCCGTTGAGGAAGATACACCCACAAGGCCACGACGCAGACGAGGTGGTGAATCGTCAAGCAAAGGGAAGGAGGCGGTGGCGGAGTCGATCTTTAGAATCGAAGAGGAGAAAATGACCCAATTCAAGAAGGCCgaacaaagaaaagaaacaatGATGTCCCTAAAAGTTGAACGGGAGCAGGCGTACAAGGAACACTTGAAAACGATTgaaagacaaaatgatttaaaaatcttgtgtgaAAACCACGCCCATCTCGACGAACCGTTCAAGTCAGTTGTCATTGAACAAAAGCGCGCGATTTGCGCAAAGTGGGGTTGGGAGATGCCACcggtttag